The window GTACTGCACGAGTGTGTGTTGGCCCGTGACGAAAGCGCGAACGCTCAAGTGAGCGTGCGGGGGGCTGAGCGTGATTCTGGAGATTTGGATTGCGGATGGCAACGTTCAATGTTCCGTTCGCAGCCCCCAATCCTGCTCGCCAATCGTATTCGTAGGGAGAATCTCAAGTGCTCGACCAGGTTGATGCATTGCCACCCTGTCAGCCTGCGTCGAGGCGGACGTGAAGGAGCTTGTTCATGATGGGTGCATCATGGGTGAGCGGGCGGGAGGTGGTtgacgtgtacatgtacctaggAGCCCATCGCTGTACTACAGCATATGTAtccgtacgtgcatgtgcgTTTACGAGTTACGGCGTACGGCAAGGAATGCCGCGTTGAGGCCGACGAATGAGGATACCAGGCGCGCCATGACTACCATTTGTGGAACTCGCGATCGACGAACGATGCTCGTTTCGCCACCTCTTGCCAGTCTCGCCCAGCAGAGACTGGGACGGCTCAACCAGGCAAGTGCGAGAACCTGgattactgtaagtacttgttactccgtgcttgagTGCATTACTCTCCATtctttgtacagtacacatacttacatgcacacctacgtgTATGTGTAATGTATCTGTACTTACATTTACttgcaatacggagtactccgtacatgcacaggtgATCGTTTCGCAGTGACCTGTTCGCGTACTGTGTGTAACAAGGAAGGTACAATGAAGACCACCTTTCGGATCATCTGCCAATGTCTGATCCAATCTCATCTCCCCCATAGTCGTTGGCATCATGGCCAAACAACCTTCACAGGCAGCATGCCTCAAAAATATCTCCCCAGTTTTCGTCGTGCATATATACGGCTAGCACTGCCTGCTGCGAGCTGGTGCAGTGCGGGCGTTCCCTCCTTCAGCTTTTGGTTCGTGGAACCATGATGTATCCAGTGATGACCAACTCCTCCCCAGGCCGACCAACCACTTCGGACACGGCTAATCCTCATCTGCACACGCCATAGCTGCCTCCATGGCCCGATGGTTTAGCCTTGGTGCTTCCATGTCCGAAAAGatgccttgccgccgccggttgCATATACGGGTCCATGCCGCAGCTATGGCTAAGGTTGTTGCCAACTGCCTCCCATGCGTTCTCACTGCGCCGTCACACGCGCGTCTGTGGGCAACCTTACCTGAATGACAGGCATGTCTTTgctgcagccgcagcagTTTTTCCAGAACCACGGAGCATGCATGGCGCATATCGATGCAGTTAATCTTGCCTACGAGGCTGTCCAACGGATGTGCCTTGGCTGTGTGCAAGAGGCCGAGCCACCCGGGCCAACGGCACAGCCGCTGCAACGGTGCCAGCTCACAAACATGCACCAGCACTGATACTAACAGGATGGAACACGGGACACCATGAGAGCCGCCGTTGCAGTCGCATTTGAGAGCCGATGCGTTTGCCTTCTGGTTGCCCCGTATGGCCATGTAGCCACGAAGCGACGCCCTCCCTTCCCTGTATGCCATCTCTCGTTCCCTTGTATCCCTGGCACGCCCATTTCTTACCCGTCGAAAGTCTATTTTTGGTGAATGGGTAGCTACCAGATGAAATATATCAAGAACCTACAACAGCTGGAGATGGAGGCGCGATTATTCTGCCACCTGTCAAGCGGCTGTGCTCTGTCAAGGTCAGAGGCACATTTCGAGGCAGTTGACCGGGCGCCTCTTTTTTGTTGAAGAAATACTCGCTGATGAAGAAGGGAGCGTAAGAGACGTTTATCTGAAGACTTCTATGAAGCTCAAGCTGGCCTCCATCCACTCCATTGGTCGGCATTCAACGCAACGACCTGGCCTGGACTCCTAAGAACCCCCCAGGTGGACCGATCCCCCTGTCGGCAGATCTGCACCGTTCCCATACGAGCTCCTTGAGCCTCACACCCAAGCCTGATAGACGGAAAACTGTCCAGCCTCCTCAAATAGGGAACCCCCAAGTTGTGGCAAATACTTATCTGGGCACTATTCCATTCTCtatccccccctccccaggCATGGCTGCGTATTGCCCTACAAGCATCCAAGCCAGATAGCAAATCTTGCGCGAGGCACAGCTCGGACCTCACGAAATTAGGAAGCACATGCCGCCTGTGCGAGCTTCTAACCCACTTGTCACCTATCTGCCTCTGCTCTGCCGACACACGTCGTCCTCACTAGCTCTTGATATGGTACGCACGACCAGGCGTCTCGCACATTCGTCGACGATCGTCCACTGCCATTCGTTTCTCCTCTGGACCGCATCAAGATGCGATGCTACCTCGCCCTTTGGGCCTCGGCGTTGGCAGCTGCCTCGACCTCCCTCACCGACAACCCGTATTCTGTCCTACCGATGCCCAGTTCCAGTCCGGAAACCTGCCTTTCGACTACCACGGCCACGCTCACCCATGATACGTATCCTGCTCCGCCGGCTGCTAGCTCCGGTCCCGTGACCACTATGCCAACTCCTTCAGCCTCCCTCACCAATAGCCCGTATCCCGTATCGCCAGACTCCAGCTCCAGCTTGGTGACCAGTCTGGTGACCACCACAATCTATTCACAAACGACGCTGATGGAAACATACAGCGCCCCATGTGTCCAGTGTTGCACTCGCACCTACTCGTGCACGCCTCAGGTCATCCGGTACGCTTGAACCATTCGTCATGTTGGACCTTCTAATTTTGCTCCAGTGTTACGGATACCGTCACGGAAACGGTTCGTTGCCTTGACCCATCGGCATATGACAAAGAGTATGTACTTATCGTGGCTTGGAACAGGTCACAGCTACGCAGCATCTCGTCTCCACCAAGCTGGAGTATACGACCGAATTCGTCACCTCCACCTCTACCTTGACATTCGAGACGGTAAGGAATGATCCTTGGGAGACAGTCCAGTACTTCATTTCTGAATCTCTTCCCTTAGTCGTACCCAATAACGGTCACAAAAGTGCAAAGGTAAGGGAGATGTATCCAACAAACTGATCCAATGCTTCTTGCCCGGGCTAAATATGACCTGCCGCAGTTGTGCTCCTAGACCGTCTTCGAACGTTGCCTACCCAACAGTTGGAGACGGCGTGTGCGAGACGATAACCACGACCGAGTGGATcaccacgacggccaccaAACCAGTAACAGTCATCGAGTCATCTATCACGACAAAGACGGTCATGGTGCCAACCGTGTCATTGTTGCCTACAACCGTGCAAGAGACTCAAACACTGACACTCGTACGTACCTCGTTCACGACCATTTGGTCGTCAACGACGTACACAACGATTGCGACATTGACGACCCAATATTCGATAACCGTCACTTCAGACCACACCGTCGTCGCGACTAGCATTAGCACTGCATACCAGACGACCGTCTCTACCTTGACGACGAGTTTCCCGGTGATTTCCGAGGTTACCAGACTGGTCACTCAGGTAGCCACAATTACTGCACCTGGAAATACCGTCACAGACACTATTTCTCTACCTGGAGAAACGGTCACTGCACCACGAGAAACAGTCACGGACACTGTTTCTCTGCCCGGAAATACGGTCACTGCAACTGCGCCAGGAGTTAGAGTCACTGACACCATTTCACTACCTGGCGAGGCCATCACCATACCAGGGAATACAGTCACATTGCCGGGAAAGCAGACGACGTTGAGCCTTCCCGGGGAGACGAGAACATTGCCCGGGAAACTGGTAGTCTCAACTTACACGAAGGAGCTCCCGGCGCAAACCGTTACTGTGACCAAGGATGGGGCAGTCTTCACAACAGCAATTCCTGGCGAGAATGTCGTCATCACCGTCACAGCTACGCCTGCCATCACGACCGTCACCGCGCCTCCAGAATCCGTCACGGTCACGATCTGTCCGTCACCAACGGGCGCAATGTCACCGCTGTCACCTGACTCCAACCTCACGTTTGGCTGCAAGCCGGGATTCGTTTGCAGTCTTCCGAAGCCAAATGGGTGCAAGCTATGGCCAGGACCTCCGTCGAAAGATTTCCTCTGCGAATACCAGTTATGCATCCCGTCGCCTCCATTTAAAAACGTTGCGTGGGGCCAGAATGAGACAGGCTACTACCCTCCGTCGTGGGGATACTTCAACTTGAACCCGGAGGCTTTTGGCTTGTCGTATGATATATTCGACTATTACGTCTACGAAGACGTCAAGGATGGCCACGCCACTACCATCACGACGGGAAACTGGAAGTCGCAGGCCAGCCTGTCGGAGTGGCCACGTTCCTCCACCAGCGCTACCCCTGCACATTTCCCACCGCCGTACGGCAgccagcgtcggcgccgtaAACTCCACACCTTTGGAAAGCGTGACATCACACCTGGAATATGCTTTGACGACTGTAATAATGCATTTGGAATTGCTCAATCTGTTGGAAAAACAGATGCCTTATGCAAGGCTGGCACTTCATTCCAGACCAGCTGGAGTCAGTGCACAGAATGTATCACCAAGAACGAGAAGTCGACGAAGACCACCATTCGGGACTACGTCGGTCCCGAGTTCTCTCAGTTTCTAGAATATTGCGCAGGCAATAGCCCGGCAGCAACGATCGCGTCCGTCATTGCGCCTGAGCGCATCGTCAGCTCGCAGCCTGCTGTGGGAACGGCCAGTCAAGGACAGACTAGCCGCAACGGATTCGCCCTCATCGGATCAACCATGCCCAGTTCGAATGGGCCGACTATGGACATTAACACTTTGGCAGGTACCACAGTTGTGGAATCTCGCGAGCCCACTTCCGTCCGGCCGGACTTGACAGTCAGAACCTCTCCTGCAGCCGTGCCATCCTTGGCCCAAACTGCCCGCTCGATAGGCTCAGCGTCCAGATCCGCCTATGCCGTCGAGACCGAGACCGCGCTCGCGACTGGAGCACCTTCTATATCGGTCTCTGAACCAGGTCCTAGTTCTGGCTCTGGCCCAGGGTCCAACTCTGCATCCGCCTCAGCCTCGGGGCCCGTATCAGTGTCCAAATCCGGAACCGTTTCCCAATCACTGTCATCGCCAACTGCTGGAGGTGACCGAAGCTCAAGGGAAATTAATGGAGGCGATGCAACGGCTACTTTAGGTTCAAGTGGTGTTACCCAAACTGGGGGTGGGCCGAGGAGCAGTTCAAGGGGCGGCGTGCACTCAGCCCCCCAAGGTCTGGACAATGCCGCCAGCTCGAGAGTCGTTACTAGGACTGAGAGCCCCTCCATCCCAGCTCATCCTACCGTCGTTTCCTCAACTGGTTCCGGCATGGCTATCGACTGCTACATGGTAGTCTCGCTTTTGACCGTCGCGGCCATTGTGCTCTGAATAGCGCATATCTCTGCTGCCCCATGGCGAGCATGCAAGCAGTTCACGATCGACTCTCGAGAACAGTTCGACAGTATGGAAGAATGACGAAAAAAGATAAAACATTTATCCTCAGCCTCATGAATGGAAGCTTGGTTTAGATTGGATCGCATGGAAATAATTGGCTGTGTTTGGTTGTCGGTTCGACGATGAAACATGCATATTTCCTTTCCTTTGATTCGGCACGCATATTAAATTCTCTGTTACCCGGTTGCTGTCTCAGATACCTGCATGAGCTGAAATGCACCAGCGTTGCTTCCCACCCCGAGCAAGATTCTCTCGGAGTGAGCAGACGTCTCGCTCCGTTTCCGACTTCCGTCGTCAGAAGCGAACCCCGGCCTGCGTGAATTATTCTTACTTCCTAGTCGCCAATATATtaagagtacatgtacacatggTGTTTATATGTCGTACGCACGAGATCGTCTATGCACATGGTTGGCCGGGTCTGTCATCATTTTCCTACCTATAAATACCCATCCTCGCCCCCCTTTGATTGCATATAGAACCTCGCTTCTCTTCTTCCCCTCAGGACCATCTCACCTGCGACCCTCAGAGAAATATCGAAAGCTCTTCTCTTGAGGCAGATACCTTTATTTAAGATGCCTCTGGAGCTTTGATGGTTAGGAGTTTCGACGAGAATTTCTTGCCCCCTTTCCCAAGGGAGTTGACCACTTCTCCGCTCCCAATACCTCCATTGGCCTTGCATCCTAGGGACCTACATGCCCTCAAATTCGGCCTGAGCTTGAACCATTTCTACAGAATTAGGCTATTGGGGCGCCCTGGCATTGCCGTCCGTTGTGCTTGCTAACAATCGATGggccttcctcggcctcggacaCGACGAATGAAACTATACAACATTGTAGACCTTCCATCGCATACAGAATGCTCAACGGCTGCTACAGTCATGCCATTAACTGATAGAGTGTCGTGTGACCAGCAGATTACAAGAGGCTAGAAGAGGGTCTTGGGCGGGCGCCATCCATGCAGACGTCGATCGACAGTACTGGCGGAACGCATCCTTTTATTCTTCAGTAATACCTGATGACCCCTTGCCAGCTCGCCAATCTCTCCTAAAGGTGCTTATGTCGGATCTCGCACCAACGCAGATCACTCGAAGGCTTATAGGACCTTGGAAAAGCGATGAATGCATATGCATGAGACACAAGATTGATGCTTCGACGGATCGCAGACGGTGAGGACTAGAAAGCGACGCCATGGATGGCATGGACCAGAAACGCAGGGTTGGCTACGTTAACGGCGCCCATATTCTCGAGTGAACAAATTACCACTACAGGCATGGTAGATGTAGATGTCCCTAATCACCTACCTCTGTGTAGTTGTAGTGAAAAGGGTGCTTAACGAGCGAGATGACGGGCCTGGGCTGGAGATAATTGGCGACCCATGAGAGAGGTCGTTGTCATTGCCATAATGTCAGGCTGGAAATGGCTTCACTTTAATGTTATTTCTTCTCTTTCAGAAGGAAAACATCATTGTACTACGTAACTACAAAATTAAATGAAAATGAAAACGCGGGCAGAAACGCCCTGATTCATCTCACGATGAACTGGGCGCAGGATCCCGACGTCGAGCAACGGGGCGCCTGGTCGATCCCTTCCTTGCCAAGGAGCTGGACAGGAATGGGCCGACAACACAGATGAGATCAAGGAGAGAGGCAGCCAATGTTACTATCAAGCATTGTCAGTTGTCGACATCACTGAGGCTTCTTCTCTACGAGAAATGCAAGACGATCGACGCCAGCGACCTtccaatactccgtacccaaaCAAGCAATTCAACCCTGCATACCACGTAAATTTTGCTCGCTCACCCACCACAGCCGAGCGCCGATGGTATTGCTCCGTTCCAGGAAAAAATCAGTCCACAGAGAGTCCCTCGAGGACGTTCATCGCCTTCGTGCCCTCCCTCTCAAACTGGCTCACCATGGCCTCGCATTCGTGCTTCAgctccttctccgcctcgccggcgttgAAGTAGATCCACTCCTCGACGGTCATTCGCTTTTCGGGGCTTGTCAGCTCCTTGCCCTTGTGCAGCAAACGGCGGACGACGTTCTCCTTGTCCACTCCCTCGCGCGGCGTGCCAAAGACCGAGTCGAGGTTCACCGCCGTCCACGGGGTGCTGCTCTGGAGGCCGGCCAAGACGTTGCGTTTCGAAGGAGAACTGCGCACCGGTGTGGCTGCAACCGGTGCGAGGGCAACTCTCTTCGGCTTCGCGCTCGTCGCCGGTTTCGACGAAGGAGGCTGATTCTCTGCATCGGATGACTgcggagagggcgagggcgagggtgacAACGCTGGTCGCTTGGCCGAGGCCACTGGCGATGACATTTTGGCCGGCGTGGACGGAGTCCCGGCATCGGCCGAAGGCTGATGGGTAGGAGCGACAACGTCAGACATCTCGATCTCTCCCTGCACGCCGGCGTTAGATTTCGAAGCCTGTCGTTGTCGCGGCTGTGAGGTATCCGGCAACTCTCTAGGTTTCTTGGGAGGCCGTCCGCGACCTCGCTTCACCGGCGCATCAGCAGGTTTCGCTTCATCGGCCGTATTGGAAGGCCGGGAAGCCAAGGATGCTTTGGAAGgacggccgcggccacgCTTGGGCGGCCCAACCACCGCAGCCTCGGACGTGTTCATTTCAGTCGGCTGCGCTGCTTCTGCtacctcgtccgcctccacAGACTTGGCAGCAACCCGAGAGGGCCGTGATGACTGGGACGAGCGACGTGtacccgcacccgcacctTTTCTAAAGGCCGGAAGAGGAGCAGGTTCCGACAAGACATCAACAGAATCTAGAGATACCCGCGAGTCCCGTGACACCTTTCGAGGGCGACCGCGGCCTCGCTTAGGCGCAGCGGTTTGCATGGGCTCTGCATTGGCGTTTTCGACCATGGTGTCGGTGCTTCCGGTgcccgcatcgtcgagctcggcaggCGCTTCATCTACCGGCTGCCGCTCGTCGAGAGACACTTTCACAAAGTCGTCGATGCACTCCACAAGCGCCTCCCCGGACTGAGCATCAGGCTCCAGCTCGGGCATCGGCGATACAAACTTGGCCTTTTTCGATTTTGTCTGCTTCGACACTTTGCCGGTTGCTGCTTTGCGGCCCTTCTTGGGGACGTGGATCTGATCCGGCTCAGACTCTTGCGGTTGTGGCTCGGGTTCGTGGACCAACATCTCCTCTTGCAACGCTCGAAGttcctcgtccacggcggcatcatccatctcggccgcagCCGGGTCGAACATGGCGTAGTCGGCAGATTTGTGGGTGTCGCCGAGTTCGGATCTCGACCTATCCAAGTCGGATCCGGATCCGTGAGCaaactcgtc of the Drechmeria coniospora strain ARSEF 6962 chromosome 01, whole genome shotgun sequence genome contains:
- a CDS encoding Inhibitor of Apoptosis domain containing protein; translation: MAPSNADAGKYFAHDARLASFQKSHKKRGSTAGGRGKALHWPHKQIAPESLARAGFYFDPRPESTDHVVCFLCDKGLDGWESGDDPLLEHLNHVSHCGWAIVAAIEAEIGDHAEQDPNQPYMVEARKATFAGRWPHEGKKGWKCKTKQLAESGWKYTPTAESDDMATCTYCQLALDGWEPSDKPYRAPGCAFFALSARFGVNKKKTGRGKAARGSKASRLSVQSVGTVASETYSLADTTAQLDDSILTTASIMTQGGGKKTKAKKGTAKARGKSKKKEPAETAAVEQAEQLESQTSPPKQAKATRGRKRGSEAMDDSSVMSISQEPVPKRRATRTRSSTMTNASTVIPDDAEMVTTSDLSGQTSSQPLNSKSRVISTVSTASMASLRGPANGFPDDEEIERQLEADLERDWSDDEFAHGSGSDLDRSRSELGDTHKSADYAMFDPAAAEMDDAAVDEELRALQEEMLVHEPEPQPQESEPDQIHVPKKGRKAATGKVSKQTKSKKAKFVSPMPELEPDAQSGEALVECIDDFVKVSLDERQPVDEAPAELDDAGTGSTDTMVENANAEPMQTAAPKRGRGRPRKVSRDSRVSLDSVDVLSEPAPLPAFRKGAGAGTRRSSQSSRPSRVAAKSVEADEVAEAAQPTEMNTSEAAVVGPPKRGRGRPSKASLASRPSNTADEAKPADAPVKRGRGRPPKKPRELPDTSQPRQRQASKSNAGVQGEIEMSDVVAPTHQPSADAGTPSTPAKMSSPVASAKRPALSPSPSPSPQSSDAENQPPSSKPATSAKPKRVALAPVAATPVRSSPSKRNVLAGLQSSTPWTAVNLDSVFGTPREGVDKENVVRRLLHKGKELTSPEKRMTVEEWIYFNAGEAEKELKHECEAMGSTRRPVARRRDPAPSSS